The sequence GAAAGAGGTTCCTTCTGTTTCATCAGCACCAATAAAGGAAAAAGCTGACAAATGACTAACCAACAAGGCTTCCTCTCCGCTCACAGTGATCAAACTACCATTTCTGACAAACTTCAGCTTTTGATGCAAAGTGGATGTCACGGCCCCCGCTTCATGGATCCACGGCCTACCCAAAAGGCAACTGTATGCGGCTTGGATATCCATCACCTGGAATGTAATTTGGAAAACAAACGGCCCAATTGTAATGGGCAAATCAACCTCCCCGATAACAGACTTTCTTGATCCATCAAACGCTTTGACCACCACCCCGCTTCTTCTCATGGGAGGCCCCCAGTAGGAAAGTTGATCTAATGTGGATTTGGCCATTACATTCAATGAGGAACCAGTGTCCACAAGTACATTCGACAGAGCATCTGACTTGCAGTTCACCGATATATGTAACGCCAGATTGTGGTTCCTCCCCTCCTCAGGAAGCTCTTCATcactaaaacttaaattattgcAGGCAGTAATGTTTCCTACTATACTGTCCAATTGATTAACAGTCACGTCCCTCTCCACAAAAGCTTGGTCCAACACCTTCATTAGAGCCTCACGGTGTGCTTCTGAGTTCAATAGCAGAGACAAAATGGATATCTTTGAGGGAGTTTGCAGCAGCTGGTCTACTACTTTATACTCACTCTTCTGGATCAGTTTCAGAATCTCGTCATGATCAGAATTCTTGCTAGTCCCATTGGATTGGCCTACTTCCTTCCTTGTACCGGGGCCATTCACTGTCGCCTGTTTAACTGCCGAATCATTCACTTTCTTTGCAAACAATGTGGGGATAACACGTCCATTCCTTAGAACTTTACCGTCACTAGCAATGTTGTCCACAGAAATCGCAGGAGTTGGAGAAGGCAAAGGCACCTCCTGCCCACCTTCCAACATCGTGGCACTATACTTGTAAGGGACCGCTTTTAGAGAAGCATACGGCATAGGTCCTGGCAAACTAATCACTAGTGGAGTAGTAGTTGATTCCCCACTGTTATAGCTTATTTCCAACCGCTGAAACTCGGGGGTAATGACGCACACTTCTCTGTCCTTCCTCGTGATGGTTAGTTCTCTGCTGTCTATCAGCCCTTGTATGTCCTCTTGTACCTTCGGGCATCCTTTTACATTCACTGGACATATTTCGCACGCTGCATGATCATGGTCAAACAGAGCTGCCTCGCACATCTTGATATGTATTGGGACCAGGGGGGTTCGAATGTGCTGGACGTTTAGGATGACACCTTCTTCACTACAATCTTGTATCATGTTGACAGTAGGCCCATGGTTCGGCAGAGGGTTCGCCTGAACATTGGGATTCTGATCTTTGAAGGATAGCAAGTTGGCTCGGACAAGTTTTTGCACTTCATTCTTCAGGACATAGCAGTTTTCAACGTCATGACCTGGGGCCCCTTGGTGGAAAACGCAGGTTAAATCAGGACGAAACCAGGGAGGTAAAACATCTGGTGTACGAGGGGGTGTTCTGACCTGGACAAGGTTTTTGGCGAGCAGGGCGGGGAGTAAGTCAGCATATTTCATCGGGATTGGATCAAAGGTTGTTTTCTGGCGGTTTTGTGAGTGATATGGTTGTTGGAGGGTCTGCGGgcgattttgttgtttttgaggGTATTGTGGCTGAAGGTATTGCTGTGAAGGATATTGTTGTGGATGACACTGTTGTGGAGAGTATTGTTGTGGAGGATATTGGTGTGGAGGGTATTGCTGTGGAGGGTATTGGTGTGGAGGGTATTGTGGCCTTTGTTGGTGATATGATGGGTTTGGGATAGTGGATGCGACATTCGCAACCTGACGATATGGGGTGAAATTCTGCTGAGGCTTACCATGAGCTACCATTCCCACCTCTTGATCTTTCTTCTTCGCAAAGTGGCCTCCAAACTTCTTGGCATTGCTTGCAGTAGGGGCACTTTCCCCAGTCAAACGTCCCTCTCGGACACCTTCCTCTAATCGCACCCCCATGTTGACCATTTCAGTGAAGTCTGTTGGTGCACTTGCAACCATTTTCTCGTAATAAAACTGGCTCAGGGTCTTCAGAAATATTTTGGTCATTTCCCTTTCTTCCAACGGCGGGACAATCTGGGCAGCCACTTCCCTCCAACGTTGGGCATACTCCTTGAatgtttccttctctttttgcgTCATCGCACGGAGTTGATCACGATCTGGGGCCATGTCCAGATTATACTTATACTGCCGGATGAATGCTTCACCCAGGTCATTGAAAGTACGAATGCTCGCGCTGTCCAAATTCATATACCATTTCAGAGCGGCCCCAGTCAGGCTGTCCTGAAAGAAATGAATAAGCAGCTTATGATTGTCAGTATACATGGACATTTTTCGCGCGTACATCACCAAGTGACTGCGGGGACAAGAGTTCCCTTTATACTTCTcaaagtctggcaccttgaacttgtgAGGGATAGTAACATTTGGGACCAAGCATAATTCACAGGCGTCCTTCCCGAACAGATCTCTTCCTCGGAGGGCTTCGACTTCCTTTTGCATACCATCAAATCTTTCTTGGAGTTCTTCCATCTTGTCGAAGGCTACAACATTTTCAGCTTGGAAAATTGGTTCAACCTCTTGTTGAATAGTGTGAATCAGTGGAGCTGAATAAGTCATTGCAGCTTTAGGGAAAGAGGTATTGGGTTGCGGAATCGGTGCTGACTGCTGAGCAAAAGGAGGTGGAACTTCAGATACAGCGGCCTGGGGGCTTCCACAGACTGGAGGTGGCATTCCCCATGTACAACCTGGAGGCAAAAAGAGAGGCGGAGAAGTCACCGTAGATAGCGGGGTTGTGCTCACCAAGGGCTGCTCTACAGTAGCGGCGGCAGCTTGAGAGTTCTGGGCTGACAGGAGAGCACTCATCATGGTCGTCAACCTATCCATTCCCTCTCGTAAAGTGGCAACCTCCTCCCTGAGACTCTGATTTTCTTGTTCAACTATATCCATCCTCTTCCGATTGGCCCTGGTGTTGTAAATGCGAGTGGGTTTGTGGAGAATTCGTCGGGCCACTTTCCTTGGGCGGCGATTGATTGACTCCTCCCCTTTTGAAGTAGTGAACACAGTGTGAGACTCGATTTAGAAACCATGAATGCAACATGATGCATGCTTATgcttatgcaaaaagaaagggaACAAATTATTATCGAAGAACTTGTCAGAGAAATTGTAAACATCATAAACTGGAACACTTCACTTAAGCATTGgaatattacaaatttttttttttttttttttttttttttttttttttttttttacaagtcaaGAGATTTTGGGAGCTAAAATCTAAACATAAGGTCCTAAGTACTTCAGACTCAAACTCCCGGAGTAGATGGGTCCTCGGAATCTGAATGTGCACGGGAGAACAAGTCCATAAACCTCCTCTTCCTTCTAGCATCTCGGTGGAGCAAGGCGTCTTTCCGACGAAGCAAGTCGTCCTTCTCAATCATCCTCTGGTTCTGGATAAAAAGCTCACGGCTCTGTTGGGCTATCTTCCCTTTCAAAGTCTCATTCTCTTGCTCGAGCTCCTGGCATCTCCTCTTCcaagtttctttttcttgccTTTCTTTGGTTAATTGTTCATGAAACTCTTCCTTAGTGTCAAAGGGGATAGGCAAGGATGATGGTGGGATGGTGGACGATAGGTATCTAGGTAAGCGGTAGGGTAGGCCAAAGCTCTTGGTCCTATCAATAACCCACTGGGTATAAGATTCGTGCACATAGTCTGATTTCTTTCCCAACTGACTTCTGTTGAGTCTGCGGATAGCGCTCCAAGCTTGTGTGAATCTTCCCCTTTTGTTCGAGTGATCTCCATGGTTAAGATAGAATTCATTAGTCAAGGCAAGGTTGTTTGGTTTTGTCTTTATCGGGTACCCGAATTGTCGTCGGGCGAGAAGTGGGTTGTAGCTAATTCCGCCACGCATACCCAAAAGAGGTACGTTGGGATATTCACCACAACTCACAATAATCTCTCCAACATCACTAGCTGCTTGGTACCAAACAATGTCAGATGGGTCAAGAGCCATGATTCGGCGA comes from Glycine soja cultivar W05 chromosome 20, ASM419377v2, whole genome shotgun sequence and encodes:
- the LOC114402159 gene encoding uncharacterized protein LOC114402159 is translated as MDIPLRSTRKYLFKKTDLLRLRELASLVSDPVDFQAHHGKLLRILRVDVEEGCLETLVQFYDPLYHCFTFPDYQLVPTLEEYSYLVGFPVPDKIPFHGFEPTPKPSDIAAALHLKTSIIQANLTSKGGLQGLPTHFLYQQASIFAEAASILAFHSILALLIYGLLLFPNVDNFIDINAIKIFLTKNPVPTLLADTYHSIHDRTQAGRGTISCCAPLLYQWFTFHLPQSRAFKTNDDKLSWPRRIMALDPSDIVWYQAASDVGEIIVSCGEYPNVPLLGMRGGISYNPLLARRQFGYPIKTKPNNLALTNEFYLNHGDHSNKRGRFTQAWSAIRRLNRSQLGKKSDYVHESYTQWVIDRTKSFGLPYRLPRYLSSTIPPSSLPIPFDTKEEFHEQLTKERQEKETWKRRCQELEQENETLKGKIAQQSRELFIQNQRMIEKDDLLRRKDALLHRDARRKRRFMDLFSRAHSDSEDPSTPGV